Genomic DNA from Alosa alosa isolate M-15738 ecotype Scorff River chromosome 6, AALO_Geno_1.1, whole genome shotgun sequence:
CCAGGTGAATTCTGAAGGTTTATCATGATAGTCATGACGaagaaacaagaaaaacaaaatctaaGCAAGGTCTGCTTTTATATCAGGCTGCATGCAAATGACAGTTTGCTTCTACACATGCTTGATTTTCTTTTGGTTTAATtaggaaagtttttttttccagtgttaatgacaataaatgttttttaactTCATGCCAACATTTTCAAACGTGAGACTCTGTCTGACAGAGCCTGGGAGCATTCAGATGGAGTGTGTAAAGGGTGTGGCAGATTTAACGCATATCACATTTCTCTCCTTCTACACTTCACAGTGAGAAAGGATCAACGTTTAGCCTTGACACCTTCACACAAGAGCCACATGACAATTCAGTCTGGAAGCTCTTTTGGTATGGAGCATTCCCACGATACCCAGGGTAAATGATCATGTCCGATCAAGCAGTCAAGACAATCTGTTAACTGCAGCAAACACATATTGAATACTCCATCACCACAGCAAAACGTTAACAGCAAAAAAGTTTACAGCAAAACCATGTGGACTTCAAAGTAAATTCCTTTTGTTTACCATGTCTAGACAAATGGGAGATTAtttcctcatcacacacacacacacacacacacacttgcactttAACGCCTATGATTTTGGGTGACAAATGACTAGCCGTCAGCCAATCCCCTTCTAGTTCATGTTGTTCCCTGACATTTGAAAAGAAACCTCCATAGCACAGCAGAGCAGGCCTTTCTACCCGTGAAAAAGCCCTCCAGGGAGGGACCACAAGGAAACCAGGCTCCAGCAGTAGGATATGCTTCCTCCATGCAGTTTTGGCCTGTATTTTCAGATAGCTGAGTAGTTTGCAATACTTCAGCCATGCATTATTACCGAGACCGACTTTGAAGCGTTACTTTTTTTAAGACAACTCTTtcatgaactagatgtaccgcatagcggtacaaaatatgaccgccgctcagtcctgtacatccgttccgcgaaaataaatcacacttcaatttgtctccatattttttactccatcccccactcttgaaactttttgtgtatgcttgtttggcatgcctgagtgtgtgtgtcgcggctgcacagaaagtagcctactggtgctgaaaaggtgaatagattgtagaatagccaaagaagatgtagcattgttataaaacctttaaaacctctaaacaatcacaagtagggcagttaatcacagttcatccattgcaactggattgatgaaaggtcacttacacctgtaggctacattgtatttgggaaaagcaaaaggtatcagcataatgttatttatttatttatttattttttatgtatttataaacaaaaacatctcagttccatgccgttttcaacagctatcaaaacaaaaggtcattttggatggatggatttttttgaatgtttcttcttctacataagattttagtcatctttagttcatgtaatactttattgtcaatgcacaaattaagtaacagtagtctgaaacgttattgttaatgcacaaattaagtaacagtagtctgaaacgaaatgctgttttacatctaaccagtggtgcaaataactgacatgtccaatgggccttgatgaaatgcgtcgcctagactgttcatacacattttaacgggccaaagttgaagagcttttgtccgttattgttcgtgcaaatataggctgattcatgttcccttgcattgtgtaactgaggtccatggctagtctggctttcatcagaccaagctcaatcttttaagaaatcaaaaaataaatagcgggcagatcaggctgggttcacccagcctagtccataggcacccgatattgtttaattttccgattgagatatacacgctctggctattctaaatgcaaaaatgcatcagggagttatgacaaaacggtaactaacaaactagatcctaatagaaagctgttagcttccctaagctacaggtaggattataaggtaggcctatttacaacataaattgtcaataggctatgctggcgacactaataaaatctcctttgaaaccaatggcttcgccttacagtatcaaagcggacttaaactgccatatcgtggcgaaacattttaataacattcaagcagctccatgagtcaaggaaagcgcgaatgaagtagccacttctagatgggacccactacactacgcttaaggtgtgttgctaaagcagccataatgaaatgaaggtgtcattgtttggatacttcacacacgtgcttttaatttcacaagactacaactaccaagctgtaatcaaagcacatcgattcccctctcacaccatgcacgcatctcaaaaacaaaatgaacaggcgtctcagtctcacgcatgtataggcaaaactgtatcagaccggtgtaacgttggtaaatcttccattgcacagaatgactttgtagcacgtgcaataaatgacagtcgaaagatacaaacagtgctgctatcaatttgcttggtataaccgcatttatagttttctacaaatgcaatcaatcaaatgcctccatcactcaaccaacgctaacggtaacattacctaggtacttattgatattacaagattaacgtacctgcagtaaaaaccaagcatgtccgataaacatcctcagatttatttcaacttcaagaagaaatgggaattacacttcatgtgaacatcgtcctatccttattagatgtccgctgaggtaaattacagtccttgtaggaagcgtccattgttttttccaacccacttttaacttccaacaaaattacgtctcactgcaacgatgcgccatctagtggacaaacgactacttatcgccaatactgaaaatgcagccatgatgatgatgatgaatatttattttggctttctttttaatcctactgaatttgtaattatgtatcgggccgctctaataccgatagtatgtgggtgcctgtgtgtgtgcatgtgtatatgtgtgcaccgccatttacaggccaatgagtgtacagtcactaaatgtacacataacctaatttttttagacccccccatggatgaaattctacgaaacttggcatacccccagagaatgccaggtcaatcatacacataaaatggtgcagttctgaacatcttaactgaagataggggcaattaaagcagaataatattgcattttcatttttttacgggggtaaaatcacaaatgagtgattatgagccaggttgatgtgggcccttgagaccaacataccataaaagattcttcatcctcagtgcccccggttcaggtagttatttaggaaaaactgtttgtttttttgcagtTCAGGGGGCCCAGCCAGGGGCTGGTGGTGGtaccggggacgaaatgaaatttttttccgtaaaagtctagtggggctacatacccaccaaatttcatgtacccggtggttggtgtcccggtatcaatgaccaaaaatcagggagtagatgacggtaaaaattcttgaattatgtgcatgtgtgcgtgtacaaatttatgtttatgtgtgtgggtgtgtgtgtgtgtgtatgtgctgcttgtgtgtttgcctgcgtatgtgtgtttgtgcatgtgcatgcatgcgcatatatgtctactgtgtgagtatgtgtcataattatgattactgtaaatgtatgtgtgtgcgtgtgtatctgtttatgcacatgtgtgcacatggaatgggttaacatgacccctggaggcaaacataacggaaaaaaattggtcatcctaggccctacagttctcaagatattcacagagaactggtgtcgccctaccctcctttcgggggtccagtccagcgggggctacagatcaaaacgaagaatgacggttccatgctatccatgtgggggtacatgcccaccattttattgtaccccggtctttcagtgtcccgggaatccttgttggtgtacgtcactaaatgtacacataaattattttattgtaaggccccccatgaacgaaagtacacaaaacttggcatgcattcggagggtgtcataatgatcctacacttttaatttcgtgcagttttgaccttgtcagccagagatattgtgatgaaaacacctaatttttttgctttaattttaactaggtggcgctatacatgaaataagtggtaatgggatgggttgacatgccccccttaagaccaacatacataaaaaaggtggacctcctaggccctacggttatcgagatattcacagaaaactgtctccggccacctacaggccagttggtgtatagtaacataaattaatttattgtgtggccccccatgaacggaattccacaaaacttggcgtgcatacagagggtgtcataatgatcctacaattccaatttcgtgcagttttgactatgttaggtcacagataccttcaattacaacacctcatttttacttttttgtgtttaactaggtggcgctatacatgaaatgagtggttatggaatgggttgacatggccccttgagatcaacatacaaaaaaaaaatggtcctcctaaaccatacagttttcgagatattcacagaaaactgtgtttgccctaccctcctttcgggggtccagtccagcggggggctacagatcaaaacgaaaaacgatggttccatgctatccatgtggggttacatgcccaccaagtttcgtgtaccccggtctttcagtgtcccgggaatcattgacggaaatgtgggcatgcgaaaaaaaaaaaaaaaaaaaaaaaaaaaatctgactaaacctatatgaccgccgcttcgctgcacggcggtcataataaccacGACCAAAAGGAAATCCAAAACCAGGACGATCACAAACTTACCTCTTGTCCAGTTTGTTGAGGTTAGGGTAGAActggatgttgctgttgtagTTGGTCATTTTATAACATCTGGTATCAATCTCAAAAGCTACGTGCTTGTCATTCAGGTCCTTCTCCAACTTCAGCTGGGCCATGCGATTAGCTCTagaatggaaaaaagaaaagcgGGTCCTCATGCTATTAAACTCCCTTTGAATTTTCAGATTAGTCACTGATCAGTAACAATAATCATGCCTAAACATTGTGTAGTCGGAGTCTGTTTCTCTCGGTGTTGTTATTAATCAATAATTACTGAAATGTATAACTCAATGCAGAATTATTGGATTTTGAAGTTTTGCCCAGTGACTGAGAGAGAACACTCCAACCAAGGTAAAAGGCGCATTCGACTTCATGCAGATCTGCAGTTCATAAAGATCTGGCTAAACGTGATAAGCTGGACTTAACACAATGCATGTTTGTCGGGCATGCACCCCCGTTCAGCAAGATCTGCGCAGCGCTACAGAAACTTGAATGAGCCTTAATGTCTAAGTTTGCACAGATGATTTAAGGCAGTTCAACACATAGGAGGATAGAAGTGCTCTTCCTTAGTTAGGCCACAGAGGATGGCCAATTACTTACTCAAGTTGCTTTTTCACTTTATTTCTGACTCTTTCCAACTGCTCCTGACAATTCTTTATCACAGCTACCTCCTGTGGAAGCAGGTTAAAAATGagttcaatcaatcaatcaatcaatcaatcaatcaatacatTTAGCCCTGAATGTTTATGGGCATCCGAAttgacataggcctacctgcatcAGCTCTTTCTCCACTCCATCATTTACTATATCAGCGCCCACCCTTCTCTGCCTCTGACAAAGGCACTCTTGAGCCACCTATCATGCAATGTGAAATGGAAGGCCTGTAATGCAAGCTATAGGAAATGTACATTATTCCATCTTCAATTGAGACTTGGCTACCTTACCTGCAATGGTCCATCTGTCTCTGCAATAGCTTTGTCAAGCCGCAGTTTTATGTGTTTGAGCATATCCGAGTCCTTCGTGAGTTGCTCAGCCTCATGCTTCATCTCGTTGCTCCAGAATGTTATGTCCTCAATCCTCTCACATATCCATTTATTGCTCTCGTTTTGGGTTTTACACGTTAATTGTTCTTTAGTCTGAATCAGTCTCATGGTGTCCTTTCGAAATGTCTCCGCATATTTACGGTTGTTGTCTGATCGCTTATAATTCGTCGCATTGGTCCAGGTCCACTGCTCAGGTGTGAGACCTGTGTGTGAGCTCATTGACATCGCTGGCTTCAGAGGAGGCATCCTGGTATCGGCGGTTCTGAGCCGAAAGGCCTCTCGCCTACCACTCATCCGCCTGGGCGGAAGCAAAGGTGACGGCATGTTTCCTTTGAAGCTGTTCGTTGTTGTAGATCTTAAATTAGTGAAAACAGTGCCTATTGCAGTGTTGGGTCGAAAACATGACTGAGTTGATTTCATGAAGTCCATCTAGGCAGCTGTCAAGCGCTCTCTTGATGTTAAGACACGACCTGTCTGCCTACTTTGCAGCTTCGAGGTCTGAGCGCAAGTGAGGTGGATATTTACGGGCAAGAAAGCAACATGATGTAATTTAGTTTATTTGAGACGTCACTGTTTGTGACGTAGCTGCCTGTGTTTcttgtaaataataataataactagatgtaccgcatagcggtacaaaatatgaccgccgctcagtcctgtacatccgttccgcgaaaataaatcacacttcaatttgtctccatattttactcca
This window encodes:
- the LOC125296299 gene encoding tektin-3-like — protein: MDFMKSTQSCFRPNTAIGTVFTNLRSTTTNSFKGNMPSPLLPPRRMSGRREAFRLRTADTRMPPLKPAMSMSSHTGLTPEQWTWTNATNYKRSDNNRKYAETFRKDTMRLIQTKEQLTCKTQNESNKWICERIEDITFWSNEMKHEAEQLTKDSDMLKHIKLRLDKAIAETDGPLQVAQECLCQRQRRVGADIVNDGVEKELMQEVAVIKNCQEQLERVRNKVKKQLEANRMAQLKLEKDLNDKHVAFEIDTRCYKMTNYNSNIQFYPNLNKLDKSVSVPETWSKFSEDNIMLSQNERINTRRIMEEAERVMEGTSADMWSQFHSVNVAFTKRIAETTEANNRLQYHLSKTLQEMFQTDRTIADLERTINDKKFPLKVAQSRLEERTKRPNMELCKDPPHNMLLSEVQHIQSTMSTLSHRLADAMALLQQLADTKSVLEQELFVKAHSLFIDQERCMGLRKVFPSSPRLVGYTLAKPVRTSPTQSSSAPTPSTPPTNPSVS